The genome window TGAACGTTTGCGCTGCAAGATCATCTGGTCGGCAGACTGCATCCGGAGTTTAATCTCCTGATCCGCGCTGACGCTGAGACTGCCGGCCACTTCGACCCGATCGCCGACATACGGCAGGCGGCCCGCACGCTGGAGGGCTTCGGCCTGCGCCCGCCCCCCCATGACGGCGATGTCCCCGCTACCGTCGTTCAGGGTAAAAACAACTCCACCGGATTTGAATACGTAGGCGTCGCGAATGACCTCGCCGGTGATACGCACATAGGCAAAGTTCATGGCCGGATTGATTTCCGCCACCTTTACCACAGGAATATCGCGATGGATGGAATAGAAATAGAGCAGGATCAGGCCCGCCACAGCCAAGATAACCGAAGCCAATTGAAGCACCCGCACTCGAAGCGGACGTTTTACCTGCGGACCGTAAACCGGGTAATCATCACCCATCCTGTTTCTTTCCTTTAGAAGGCCCCGAAAACCACAGAGCTGAAGGTTGTAACCGGCGAGGTTTCACGCATGTCATCAATCGCGGCGCGCAGCTCTTCGAACAGCTTCTGCGCTTCGACATACATCTGATCGTCTTCCATCAGCTTGCCGAGAGTCCCCTCACCGGACCTGATTTTCTCTGTAATTTCGCGAATATTTGCAGCGGCACTGGAAACGTCGGCATACAGTGCGTCATCTTCGGACAGAAGTCTGCCCAGCGTTCCTTTTCCATTCACTAGACGTTCGCTGACATCGCTCAAATTGGCAACCGTCTTCTGAACGTCGTTATAAATTGTCTCGTCCTGAATCAGCTTTCCGATGGTTCCCTCTCCATTCGAGAGTTTGGCACTGATGACATTCAGGTTATCCACCATCGTTTTCAGTGATTTATACATTTCATCATCTGAAAGAAGACGACCCAAGGTACCTTCTCCAGCGGTCACTTTCCGGGTCATTGCCTTAAACTCACCGACGGCATCACCCAGCTCCTGCAGAATATCAATGGGTTCATCCCCCATAATGGTCGTACTGGGAGGAAGTGCCGGAGCTCCCAGCGGTCCTTCATAGAGTTTCAGCAGTTTACCACCCAGCATAGACGATGCCACCACTTCCACTTTATAACCCTCTCGGAATTCCACCGGAACTTCGAGATCGCTTTCGACGATCACGTGATTGTTCTCCAGATAAGTGGCTTTGACAATCCCCACCTTGGTGCCGCGCAGAAACACATTGTCGCCTTCGCGCAACCCACCGACCTCTGAGAAGATGACCCTAACTGGATATTTTTTCTGCAGAAAGTTCTGTCGGCTGAGCACGATGGTGAAAACTCCCAGAGCAATCAGGATTACAAACATAAACATCCCGACAAGGACTTCAATACTCAGGTCTTTTTTGTATTTATCAGGCATGATTCTTCATTCCTTTCTCCCATTCCCCTCGACGGGTGATGTACTGGGACTCGAGGAACCGCTGAACGGTCTCATTTTTTGATTCTATAAATTCTTCAGGGGTAGCGTTTTCAACTATTCTTCCACCGTCAATCATCATAATACGCGTGCCGATGGCCAGAGCGCTGTGCAGATCGTGCGTCACCACCACACTGGTAATGCCCAGTTCATTGCGAAGGTTTTCGATCAGTCCGTCAATCAGGCGCGATGTGACCGGATCGAGGCCGGATGTCGGCTCGTCGTAAAGAATAATCTCCGGATTCATTACGATGGCCCGCGCCAGCCCAACTCTTTTCTGCATTCCGCCGGACAGGTCGGAAGGATATTTATCAACCGCTTCCTGCATATTCAGCAGACTCAGTTTTTCGAGGACGGTTTTTTCGATTTCCTCTTCGCTCATTTTGGTGTGCTCACGCAAAGGCAAAGCGACATTCTCAAACACCGTTAACCACTGCAGCAGCGCCGCGCCTTGGAAAAGCACACCAAACCGGCCGCGAATCCGCGCCAGCTCCGGCCCGCTGGCGGAACTGATTACATCGTCGCCGATGCGCACAGTTCCGCTGTCCGGAACCAACAGCTGCACCATGTGCTTCAGCGTCACACTTTTTCCTGCGCCCGACAGACCGACCACAACAAACGTCTCCCCCTTCGGAACCTCAAAAGAGACTCCGTCGAGGACAGTCTTTCTGCCCAGCTTTTTCGTTACATTTTCGAACTTGATCATATGTAAAACAGCCGTGTAATCATGTAGCCGACAATCAGGATCAGCAGAAAAGAGATAATCACAGTGCGGCGGGTGGCCCGTCCCACCCCAACGGCCCCTTCGGAAGTCGTCAGCCCCTGATGACACGCGACCGTAGCGATAATGACTCCGAAGACCAACGCCTTAAGCAGGCCGACATACAAATCCTTATTCTCGGCATAGCGGGTGGCGTTGTCGAGATAAGCCTGAAATGCCACACCGAGCTGAGTGGAACCGACAACACCGCCGCCAAAAATCCCGATCAGATTGGTATAAATCGTCAGAATCGGCATCATCACCGCCAAAGCAACCAGCCGCGGCATCACCAGAAAACGATGGGGGTCAATCGACATCACCTCAAGCGCGGCGATTTCTTCCGAGACAGTCATCGTCCCAAGCTGAGCGGCAATTGCGGACCCGACACTGGCTGCAATAATCAGGCCGGTCATAAACGGTCCCATTTCGCGAATCATCGAAACCGCCACCGCAGAACCGATGAATTCCTCCTGCCCATAGCGGCGCAGCTCCAGGCCGGTCTGCAACGCCAGGATCATTCCCGTGAACATGGCCACCACCGTAATTACCCCCAGGCTCTTAATTCCGGTGATATACAGCTGCATGGATGTCTCATACCGGGCGCGCGGGCGCCAAAGGGTCCGGATATAAAGCGTGGAAGAAGCCAGCATAATCAGGGCCTGCCCCATCTCGTGACAGGCCATCAGAATAATCCGACCCAGCCGCCGGAACGACCGGATCGGAAGATCCAGATAACTCATTCGCTCCCGATGTTCTGACGCTGTAACCTTCATTATTTTCCTAAACTAAACCAAAAGATTTTCATTTTTTTCGAATCGCCGTCCTTTTTATACCCGAGTAAACCTTTCAGTAAAGCCCATTCGGATCGCTCCGCTTCCGGTTCTTTTTCGCTGTTCCAGATGAACCATAACATGTCTTTTTTGACCAGCCCGTCATCATTCGTTTGTTTATAAAGCGTCCAAAGCGGCGACCAGTTTCGTTCGATCGGAGCAGAGTCCAGCGGCCACAGCTCCAGCATCCGAAATCGCGATTGATCGCCCGCCCGCTTCCAGCTCATCAACGGCCAGATTTTCCATCCCGTGGAAACTTCGTCCCACTCCTCTTCCGGCACCTCCGGCTCCGGCAGCTTTTTGGACTGCCAATAGAAAAACGGCAGCGCCAGTTTGCGGTTCACCTGCAGATGTTCCTGCCGGGTGTTTTCCGACCACAGGAGAGGCCAGAGCGCAAAACGACGGTCAATTCGTCCGCCCGCCTCCAGTTTGCGGCCCCACAACGGCCAGACAAACAACTTATCGAGCTGCTCACTTTTCACTTTCTGAATGAACGGCCACGGACACAGAAGGCGGTCTTCGCGCTCTCCATCCGTGAAACGGAAAAACGGCGGAATCACCCACCAGGTGCTTTCTTTATCCAGTTTACTGCGCCCGAGAATTGGAAAGAGAATCCACGACTTTCCGGAGTCCCCGGGATAAAAATATTCTGCCGATGTCCAGAACGGCCACAGGACAAATTTTTTCTCATACTGATTCTCGAGCACCGTTTTTCCAACGATTGGAAAAACCCGATCGCGCTGAATGCCGTCGCCGCGTGTGTGCGAATAGATGGGCCACAGAACACTGGTGGTTTTCACCTCATTGATCTGCGATTTCCCGAACATTGGAAAAAGCACAAACATGATTTTGTCGCGCCCGAGGAACTCGTGAATGGTTCCGCCCAGAGGGAACAGCGCGAAATAATTTTCGCCGTTGACATCCCGACCCTGAAAATAGATTGGCAGCAGCCAGTTGCGATCGCGCGGCAATTCCGAATCGGTCGCAAAATTATGCGTCCACCAAAAAAGAAACGCCCGGGAAGATTCTTCATTTTTGAACGATTTGCGCAAATAAAGCGGCCAGAGATAGTCCTGAATGGTTCCTTCCTCCAGCTCCGTTTTGGAATAGAATGGACGCACTGCAAAAAACGAACCTTCTTCTGTCTGAAGGCGATCGTAAAACGGATACAAATCAGCAACCGCGGTGAAGCAGAACAGCACTCCCATCAATCCTATCAAATGACCTTTTCGAAACATAACCAGTCGACGCTACCAGAAGCCTTTCTCTGGTGAAAACCCTTTTGCACATTCTCGCGTCGAAAATGCAGAATCTCTTCTTTGAGGTCACTGCCCAAAACCAGGCCCCATTCTCCTTACAACCGTTTTCAATCTGAAAAAATCACATCAGGACACGCAATGAAAACAAACCCTGCCCTTCTACTGTCTTGGATGACCGGTCTGATCTGCCCCGAGAATACACCGGAATGTTTAAAATAAACATTCCAGCAGAACATAGCCCTGTCTTCTTTGCCCTGATTTATCCAAAAAGCGAGCTGTTCCATCCCCATTGACTGGCGGGAACTTCAGTAAAATTCAGATAAACACGATCCATTGAGATTCCAAGCGTCCCGTTAAGCAGCCTGCAGATGTTCTCAGAAAGAGCCGCATTTACCTCATGGCTGAGTCCGCCGATACTTTTGACCTCCACAAAAGCGGCATCTCCTGAAGAACCGGACATCATCAAATTCGCGGTCGTTGCACTAACCATGACATAGCTCTCCGGCTTACCAATGGTTTCCGCCAGAATCATTGAAAGAGCGGCCAGCATATCGGATGGAATTTCTGTGGGGGTTTGAATTTTAAGAAGCGGCATATTTTCCTCCTCGTTTTAAATGCCCGAACAATACACCCTGTTCCGGAGTTGAAAAAACCGGAATCAGTGAGAAACTCATCTGAAAAGGAACAGATTATGAAAAAACCGGTTGTGGTTTATATTGCAGGAGAACGACAGCACGCAGGAAAAACCGTGTCCAGCCTCGGAATCATTTCCGCGCTGTGCAAAGTGGTTGCCCCGAAAGATATCGGATACTTCAAACCCGTCGGACAGGAAATGGTCACGCTGCCGTCCGGAGAGCGCATCGACAAAGACGTTCGCATTGTTCAGGAATTCACCGAACTGGACATGCCGAACCTGGGACTGCTCTCCCCGGTTCGAGTCGGCGACGGTGTTACGCGCGACTATCTGGCCTGCGATCACCCCGGAAAACGCACCGAAGCCTACGAAAAAGCGATCGTACAAACCATGGAGCATCTGTCGAACAAACGGCTGATTATTGCAGAAGGGACCGGTCATCCCGGCGTCGGCGCGGTTGTCGGACTCTCGAATGCCCGCGTTTCCAACCTGCTTCATGCCAAAATCCTCTACCTGGTCGGCGGCGGCATCGGCAAACCGCTCGACGAACTGGAAGTCGACCTCTCCTATTTTTCCCACAAAAAAAGCCGCGTCGCCGGAATTCTGTTCAACAAAGTTCTGCCCAACAAAACAGATATGATGAAATCTGTACTTTCAGAACCGGCCATCAACCGGATCTTCCCGGAGTGGGACCCGTCATTGAAAATTTTCGGCTACATGCCGCAGGTCCAATATCTCAACAACCCGTCCATGCAGCTGGTCAGCGGAAGTTTTAAAACCTGCCAACGGATGAATGAACAAAACATTGAGCGCTGGCAGAAGCCCTGCCGACAGGTCAACGTCGTTTCCCAGGGCAGCGAATCATTCATTGCCAAAGAGCATCTGAAAGCCCGCGACATCGCTGTACTCGGCGCCGGATCCCATTGCCGCCTGCAGCGCATCATCGATTTCGACCGAGCTCTTGAGGGAGACAATCTCGGAGGCATCATCCTCAACTGCGCCAATGACAACATGCCGGATGAAAAAGCCCTTGCGATGGTACGAGAAAGCGGCATCCCGACACTGATCGTTCCGGACGACGCCGGAGCCGTCGACCAGACATGCTACAAATGCTTTGTCAACACCAAGCTGCAGCTCTACGACCGCCAGAAACATGAAGCCATCGAACAGCTCTTCGCCGAACACTTTGACGCCGAGCGCTTCGTTCGAACGATCGGACTGTAAGACAGAAAAGCCGTGAGTTTCGTCGCACTGATCATTACCTTCACACCATGAGAATTCACGTTATTGGAATCGGCGGGTGCGGAATGAACGGCGTCGCACAGCTCGCGGCGCACGCCGGATATCGCGTAAGCGGCTCGGACCGCGCAACCGGCCTCGACATTTTCCAAACATTGGAAAAACAGGGAATCGACATTGTTCCGCAGGACGGCTCCGGCATTCTGAAAGACACCGATTTTGTCGTCTACAGCACCGCCATCGAACAGGGAAACCCTGACCTTGAGAAGGCCCAGTCATTGGGCATCCCTCTTTTGCATCGCTCCGAAATGCTGGCCAAGCTGTGCAAAGGCAACGAGGTCATCGCCATCGCCGGAACGGCCGGAAAATCGACCGTTACCGGACTGCTCGGCCATATTTTCCAATGCATGGAAAAAGATCCGACCGTCTACTGCGGCGCAGCAATCAACAACTTCGGCTCGTCGGTTCGCTTCGGCTCTAAAGGCGGTCCATGGATCATCGAAGTCGACGAAAGCGACAAGTCGTTCCTCCATTTTTACCCGGCGCACGCAATCATCACCAACATTGCCGAAGACCATTTTGAACTTCCCGAACTCCGAAAGCTGTTCACCCAGTTTGAAGAACAGGTTGCCGGAACCCTCATCAAACAGCCGGAACGGTTCGAGTGCCCTTCTCCGCTGATCGGCAGGCACAACATTGAAAATGTGAACAATGCGCTGACGCTTTGCAAAGCGCTCGGGCTCGATATGCAGAAATGTATTGAAGCAATTGCTTCCTTCAAAGGAATTGAGCGACGACTGGAGCGGCACGGCGACTACGTGATCGACGACTTCGCGCACAGTCCGATCAAGATTGAAGCCGCACTCGAAGCTGTCTCCGAAGTCTGGCCTTCGTTCAACGCCGTCTGGCGTCCGCACGGCTTCACCCCTCTGTTCCAGGGACTCAACGGATTCACTGCAGCATTCGCCACTGAAAAGGCGCAACGTGCTTTCATTCTGCCGGTTTATTATGCCGGGGGGACTGTGAACAAAAAAATCACGTCGGAACAGTTTGTTGAGAAGCTTCAAGCCGCCGGCGTGCCGGCGGAATTTGTTCCGGATTTCCAATGTCTGGAAAAACGTCTGCTCGAAGACGGCCGGCCGGTTCTCCTCATGGGCGCGCGCGATCCCGAGCTGCCGAGGGTTGCCCGGCAGCTCGCGAAAAAGCTTTAATCGCCGTCGTACTCGACTTCGAGGCGGTAGAAGACGGACGGCTGATCCGCATGCAGATAGTCGGGCAGCCAAAGCGGCATCGGGAAGATTGAATAGTACTCGACCAGCACGTTGTTGATTCCTTCTGTCAGGTTGGTTCCGTAATACAGGGTGTATGTGCGGTCCGCCTGCGCCATCCACGACAGCGAATTGGTTCCCGGCTGCATTTCCAGATTGAGCCGCAGCACTGAGTTGGAGTTGAACGGTTGCGTTCCGGCAACATACTCCTGCCAGGTCTGAGCACCGTCACCGTCCGGGTCTTCGGCCGCCACTGCGTCGTAGTTGTTGGTGAATCCATATTGCCCGAGCCACCAGTGCGGCACGCCACTGGCGGTGCGGCCCAGAACAAACCGTGCGTAGAGTTCAACGGGCCGTGTGAGTTGAATGGTCAGAGGATTATTCGCGACCGAGGTGTTCTCGCCAGCCCACTCATCAAACACGTAATACAGGTCGGGCGTGGCTGTTGCGGACAACATACTGTTGGCAGCATACCAGCCATTGCTGAAAGCAACGGTTCCGTTTGTCCCCGCATATAAATCGGCCCGGTAAAACAGGTCGTGCGAGACGCGAACAATCCAGTTGTTGGTCATAGAAAGATCCAGCGACTCGTTTGTACTCAAACTCCGCGCCCAGCTGTTGTCCGTGGACCACGCCGAAAACTGATACTGAGTGGTACCCACCGTAAACGGATCGTCCGCCAAAGAAACCGCTACAAAATCTTCCGGCGAATAAATATGTACTCCCGCAGCCGGATCGGTCGCCCCGTCAACGGCCTGCACGATCAGGCGGGTTTCATTGGTTCCACTGCGGGATGCTTCGGCTGTATTTCCGTATGCACCCATGTTGACGCGGCTTACCGTCGGTTCACGGGAAGCATCGGAGAGCGGATTGCCGAAATCGATGCACGGACTGTCTTCAGAGTCCACAACCCATCCGCCGGCAGCAAAGCGTCCGTAAGTGCTTCGCAGATGGTAGTCCCCCGCATCAAAATCAGCGAACAGCGGGTCAATATCCATGTTCCCAATGCCGGAAGGAAGCGGCGTTGTACAGCTGTAGCGCATGTTCATCGGCACCCACTCATACCAGTTGTCGCCACCGAGAGCGGCGTTGTTTGAAAGCACGATGCAGTTTTCGACCAACGCAACATCACCGATATCCACGCCGCCGCCATAGCCGCCGGCGTAGTTGTTCACAAACGTGCAGTTGCGAATCGTTCCGCCCCACACCTCGACACCACCGGCATCCAATCCGGACTGGTTGCCATCAATAATCGAGTTCTCAACAAGTCCGCCCCGCGTCAGGAGCCCGCCACCGTAATAGTAGCAGAGGTTGTTTTCGATCCGGCAATCCTTCACCAGGCCGTCATACAGATACACTCCGCCTGCAAGATAGTACGAAAAGTTATTCCGCACCCAGCAGTTTGAAAGTGTGCCGCCGGCAACCGTCACCCCGCCGGCGGCAATGTCAACCGGTGACAAGCCGCCCTGTATGGTGACCCCGGAAACAGTGCCGGCATAAAGAATGATCCCCGGATAATTCTGAGCTGTGAAATCCAGAATGGTTGACCCCGGCCCATTTAAGGAAGTCAGCGTAATGTCATCGTCAAAGGACATCAGCTGTACCTCATACGAACCGTCATCGACTCGAATCTCCCTTCCCGGAAGCGCAGCATTGAATGCCTGATTCAAATTGGTGTACGCTCGCTCGAGTGAATCATACGGCCAGGTCTGCGAACCGGATGTAGACACATACAGCACCGGGCTGTTAACGCCGAACTGATTCGTCGGGCTTGTGATCAGCTCCAGGTCCAGCAAGGCATAGGCATAATAATCAACCACAGCTCCCACCGAAGACGGTTGAATCTGCGTGGAATACACCAGATTCTCTCCATTGGTTGCAATGAAGCTCATAGCCTGATACTTCCATGCGCCATCGTCTTCCCGCCAGCTCATTCCAACACCTGCCAGCGCCTTCCCGCCGGTCGTCAGGCTGGCAAACAAATCCACGGGTTCCTCTGCCCCGACGACAATAGTCGGCTCATGCCAAACGGACGTCACTTCAAACGTATTTCCCGCATCACCGCTGAACGAGGAAAAGAGCGCATACGACTGAGGCCCTTCCGGAACGCTGTAGCCAGAGACCACCATGGTCCAAAGGCCGGTTTCGCAAACTGCCAGATCCACCTGTTCCACATTATTGGTATGGTCCGCACTGACCAATCCGTTGGGCCGATTCGTCACGCCGGACGGCGAGATCAATATCAGGTCGAGGTCGTTTACCAGCTGGAGCGACGAAAGCAGTGAAGCCGGCGGATCGCTCCACACCAGCGTCGTGCTGAGTCCATTGGTCCCGGTCACATTCAGTTCAAAGATATGCTTTTCGGAAGTCTGCAGGCGGTTGCGATCCCAAAACACATTTTCTTTCCCTTCCGGGAAAAAGGTATTTCCGGCATTCACCTGCCCCCAGCCCTCAACATTGTTTCCGGTCGTATTCGGAATTTCCAAAAAATCGTTGGTTCCGTACTGACCGGGATAAAGGGACACTGCGCCATTAATCAGAGCCGCCTTCAGCAGCGCGGCACTCGGATTGGGAACACTGTGGTATTCCTCAAAATACTGCCGCGCCAGCGCCGCCACACCTGAAACCAGCGGGCCCGACATACTGGTCCCGCCGCTGAATTTATAATACTCTCCAGCCTCCCCACTCAGAAGTCCCCATCCATCAGAAGCCCCGTCCCGGGCCCGGCAGGAAATAATATCAGTTCCTGGAGCGACGACATCCGGTTTAATGCGGCCGTCCGCGCAGGGCCCTCGGCTCGAAAACGCAGCCATGCCCTGATGCACTCCATCGTCAGACGTGGAAATTAAATCGTCACGAATCGGCGGCTCCGAATACTGCACAGGCCTTACCCCTCCCCATGACTTACTGGAATATCCGCCGCTTCCGGCAGGCCGATCCGACTCCGCCGCGCCGACCGTCAGGCAGTTTTTAGCCGTTCCGGGGACTCCGAGGGACTGCCAGTCAATCACGCCATCGCCATTGGCATCCTCTCCAGCGTTTCCGGCAGAAAAGACAATCAGCATATCGTCGTTCTGCCACATAAAATCGTCCACATCGCGAGATTGGGATGTGTATGCTCCGGCGGCATCAGCGCCCCAGCTGTTATGATGAATCCGGGCGCCGTTGGTATAAGCCTCTTCAAACAGGATTCCCAGCGGGCTGGGGCCATAGATCGCCGCAGTCCCGCTGTTGTCTCCCAGTGCCTGCATTACCAGCTCAGATTCATAAGCCACTCCGCGATATAGTCCGTTGCTGAATGCCGAACCATCTCCCAATACCGAACCGGCAACATGGGTTCCATGCCCGTTGTAATCTTTCCAATTATCCCCGTAAAGATAACTGGATGCATACCGAATACGTCCGGAAAAATCCGGATGGATTGTCTCCAGATTTCCCAAATCAAGCCCGGTATCTCCAACCGCAACCACCTGCCCGGCTCCGGTCAACCCATGCGTCTCCCAAACGGTCTTCACATTCATCCGCGGCGCTTCAACGGCAACATTATTGAAGACCTCCATTTGAATAAACGGCTCAATCCACTCCACCTCGGCCAGTTCAGCCAGCGCAGCTACAGAATCCGCGGAAAGCGTCGCCCGAATTGATGCGCGAGTGGTGCTTTTCCCTGAGTCCACAACCGTCCCCTGCTGCTGTTCAATCCACCATTCAACACGCGGAAGAAAGCCCGGTTTCAATAAAGAAATCACGACCTCCAGCTCGGGCTGGGTCATATCGAGGGCTGCACTCACTTTGTATTCCGGAAAACAGGATCCCACCCATTCAACACCGCTCAGAGTTTGCGGCAAATCAGACTTTGCAGAATCAATCAGCACCAGGAATGCATGGTCCGGCACATAGCCGACAATCTCGCCCCCCAGAGCCTGCAGCTGTTTTTGATCGTCCCCGCTCGGTGTTGCGCGAAACTGCACCAGCTGACAGATTTTACCATCCAGAGTCTCCTGCTGAACTGCTGCCGGCAGAGCCAAACTCATTGTCTTCACAGGTAAAGACGACGTATCGACCGCACCGTTTTTCAGTCTCAACGTTCCTGCGCGTCCCTGTCCGGCAATCGCCAGACAAACCATTCCTATCCATATATGCTTCATAAAAACTCCCAAACTCTCCGGCACACAAAGAAAATCACAGCCGTAGAAAATCTGACCCTACTCTCACACTTGACAGCGCACAACGAAAGATTCTCATTTTTGCAAATTTTACCGTCAGACTTGCGTCGACGGCTCGCAAGTAATAGATTACCGCCCTTTTGAACCGGAGAAATTTGAAAATGATAAAAGCTGCAGATTTGAAAAGATCATCCGTCATCGAGATTGACGGCGTACCGCATACCGTTGAAAACATTCAGCTGAGCACACCAACTGCACGCGGAGGCAACACCATTTATCGCGTCCGTTTCCGTAACGTAACCACCAAAGCCAAGGTGGATAAAAGCTACAAAGGCGGTGACGCTCTTCAGGAAGCTTCTTTCGATACCACGCAGGTGCAGTACCTTTATAAGGAAGGTGACCGCTACACCTTCATGGATCTCGAATCCTACGAACAGTTTGAATTGCTCGAGAGCGATATTGAAGACGCACTTCCCTTCCTCATCGAAGACATGGAAGGCATTACCGCGCTGATTTCTGACGGCAAAGTGCTGACCATTCGCATGCCCGCCACACTGGAAATGGAAATCATCGAATGTCCGCCGTCCATGAAAGGCGCCTCGGCCACATCGCGCACCAAACCTGCCACTCTCGCCACCGGTCTGATCGTCCAGGTTCCGGAGTACATCGCCCCCGGCGAAATCATCAAAGTCGATACCGAAGAGCGCCGCTTCCTTTCGAGGGCATGACAGTCAGTTATCCGAAAATTGTTATTTGTTACCAGAAAAGGAGAGTGTTATCAGAAAATATGAGATATCAGTGAATGACTGATAACTCTGAACCCATAACGATAACCAACGTCTCATGTTTAAGATCTACAACACCCTGTCCCGTCAGCTCGAAGAGCTGGTTCCGCTCAAAGACAACCACGTCCGTCTCTACACCTGCGGGCCGACGGTCTATAACTACGCACATATCGGCAACTACCGGGCCTACATGTTTGAAGATCTTCTGCGCCGCTGGATCCAGTATAAGGGAATGGGAATCACGCAGGTCCAGAACCTCACCGACGTGGATGACAAAACGATCCGCGGTTCGCGCGAAACCGGAAAGCCCCTGCGCGAATACACGCAGACCTATAAGGATGCTTTCTTCGAAGACCTCAAAACGCTCAACATCCAGCCCGCCGAGCACTATCCCGCCGCCACCGACTGCATCCCGGAAATGATCGAACTGATCGAAAAACTTTTCGAAAAAGGCCTCGCCTACAAATCCGACGACGGTTCGGTCTACTTCCCCATCGATAAGTTTCCGGAATATGGAAAACTCGCCCGCCTCGATCGCGAAGGCATGCGCTCCGGCGCCCGCGTGGACCAGGACGAATACGACAAAGACAACGCCGCCGACTTCGCCCTCTGGAAAGGCTACGTCGAAGAAGACGGCGACGTCGTCTGGGATTCACCCTGGGGCAAAGGCCGCCCCGGCTGGCACATCGAATGTTCCGCCATGAGCCAGAAATACCTCGGCAAAACCTTCGACCTGCACTGCGGCGGCGTCGATAACATTTTCCCGCACCACGAAGACGAAATCGCCCAGAGCGAAGGCGCCAACGGCTGCCTCTATTCCAAATACTGGATGCACAACGCCCACCTGCAGGTCGAAGGCAAAAAAATGTCCAAGTCCGAAGGCAACTTCTTCACTCTGCGCGAAATCCTCGACAAAGGCTACTCCGGCCGCGAAATCCGCTA of Tichowtungia aerotolerans contains these proteins:
- a CDS encoding S8 family serine peptidase, whose amino-acid sequence is MKHIWIGMVCLAIAGQGRAGTLRLKNGAVDTSSLPVKTMSLALPAAVQQETLDGKICQLVQFRATPSGDDQKQLQALGGEIVGYVPDHAFLVLIDSAKSDLPQTLSGVEWVGSCFPEYKVSAALDMTQPELEVVISLLKPGFLPRVEWWIEQQQGTVVDSGKSTTRASIRATLSADSVAALAELAEVEWIEPFIQMEVFNNVAVEAPRMNVKTVWETHGLTGAGQVVAVGDTGLDLGNLETIHPDFSGRIRYASSYLYGDNWKDYNGHGTHVAGSVLGDGSAFSNGLYRGVAYESELVMQALGDNSGTAAIYGPSPLGILFEEAYTNGARIHHNSWGADAAGAYTSQSRDVDDFMWQNDDMLIVFSAGNAGEDANGDGVIDWQSLGVPGTAKNCLTVGAAESDRPAGSGGYSSKSWGGVRPVQYSEPPIRDDLISTSDDGVHQGMAAFSSRGPCADGRIKPDVVAPGTDIISCRARDGASDGWGLLSGEAGEYYKFSGGTSMSGPLVSGVAALARQYFEEYHSVPNPSAALLKAALINGAVSLYPGQYGTNDFLEIPNTTGNNVEGWGQVNAGNTFFPEGKENVFWDRNRLQTSEKHIFELNVTGTNGLSTTLVWSDPPASLLSSLQLVNDLDLILISPSGVTNRPNGLVSADHTNNVEQVDLAVCETGLWTMVVSGYSVPEGPQSYALFSSFSGDAGNTFEVTSVWHEPTIVVGAEEPVDLFASLTTGGKALAGVGMSWREDDGAWKYQAMSFIATNGENLVYSTQIQPSSVGAVVDYYAYALLDLELITSPTNQFGVNSPVLYVSTSGSQTWPYDSLERAYTNLNQAFNAALPGREIRVDDGSYEVQLMSFDDDITLTSLNGPGSTILDFTAQNYPGIILYAGTVSGVTIQGGLSPVDIAAGGVTVAGGTLSNCWVRNNFSYYLAGGVYLYDGLVKDCRIENNLCYYYGGGLLTRGGLVENSIIDGNQSGLDAGGVEVWGGTIRNCTFVNNYAGGYGGGVDIGDVALVENCIVLSNNAALGGDNWYEWVPMNMRYSCTTPLPSGIGNMDIDPLFADFDAGDYHLRSTYGRFAAGGWVVDSEDSPCIDFGNPLSDASREPTVSRVNMGAYGNTAEASRSGTNETRLIVQAVDGATDPAAGVHIYSPEDFVAVSLADDPFTVGTTQYQFSAWSTDNSWARSLSTNESLDLSMTNNWIVRVSHDLFYRADLYAGTNGTVAFSNGWYAANSMLSATATPDLYYVFDEWAGENTSVANNPLTIQLTRPVELYARFVLGRTASGVPHWWLGQYGFTNNYDAVAAEDPDGDGAQTWQEYVAGTQPFNSNSVLRLNLEMQPGTNSLSWMAQADRTYTLYYGTNLTEGINNVLVEYYSIFPMPLWLPDYLHADQPSVFYRLEVEYDGD
- the efpL gene encoding elongation factor P-like protein EfpL, producing the protein MIKAADLKRSSVIEIDGVPHTVENIQLSTPTARGGNTIYRVRFRNVTTKAKVDKSYKGGDALQEASFDTTQVQYLYKEGDRYTFMDLESYEQFELLESDIEDALPFLIEDMEGITALISDGKVLTIRMPATLEMEIIECPPSMKGASATSRTKPATLATGLIVQVPEYIAPGEIIKVDTEERRFLSRA
- the cysS gene encoding cysteine--tRNA ligase encodes the protein MFKIYNTLSRQLEELVPLKDNHVRLYTCGPTVYNYAHIGNYRAYMFEDLLRRWIQYKGMGITQVQNLTDVDDKTIRGSRETGKPLREYTQTYKDAFFEDLKTLNIQPAEHYPAATDCIPEMIELIEKLFEKGLAYKSDDGSVYFPIDKFPEYGKLARLDREGMRSGARVDQDEYDKDNAADFALWKGYVEEDGDVVWDSPWGKGRPGWHIECSAMSQKYLGKTFDLHCGGVDNIFPHHEDEIAQSEGANGCLYSKYWMHNAHLQVEGKKMSKSEGNFFTLREILDKGYSGREIRYELIGTHYRQSLNFTFASLNANRAALARLDEFYAKLQESIGGETEAGELPEWAATLAEKFEAALDDDLNIAGALGALFDGVHEGNKSFPMSGKEALAVSNLWKKIDSVLGFLEPPKEDVPAELIEMANARVEAKKNKDWAEADRLRDAIAAAGWIVQDTPTGPKLKKQ